From the genome of SAR202 cluster bacterium, one region includes:
- the rpsJ gene encoding 30S ribosomal protein S10, protein MVTTQQQTNRQRMRIILKGFDHRILDQSAEHIVESAERVGASVAGPIPLPTTIKRFCVIRSPMVDKKSREHFEMRTHKRLIDILNPSSKTIDALTRLNMPAGVDISIKV, encoded by the coding sequence ATGGTAACAACACAACAACAAACAAATAGACAAAGAATGAGAATTATACTCAAAGGGTTTGACCATAGAATTTTGGATCAATCTGCAGAACATATAGTTGAAAGCGCTGAAAGAGTGGGCGCTTCAGTTGCAGGGCCTATACCATTACCTACAACTATTAAAAGATTTTGTGTTATTAGATCCCCTATGGTGGATAAAAAATCTCGTGAACATTTTGAAATGAGAACACATAAAAGATTAATCGATATATTAAATCCGTCTTCTAAAACAATAGACGCTTTAACAAGACTAAATATGCCAGCTGGTGTAGATATATCAATAAAGGTATAA